The following coding sequences lie in one Streptococcus suis genomic window:
- a CDS encoding fructokinase/branched chain amino acid--2-keto-4-methylthiobutyrate aminotransferase, whose amino-acid sequence MTKLYGSLEAGGTKFVCAVGDENFQVVEKTQFPTTTPYETIERTVEFFKRYEDRLAGIAIGSFGPIDIDQNSQTYGYITSTPKPHWSNIDLLGLIAKEFNIPFYFTTDVNSSAFGETLVRKGVKSLVYYTIGTGIGAGAIQNGEFIGGLGHTEAGHTYVSLHPYDVKHEFKGMCPFHNGCLEGLAAGPSLEGRTGIRGELIELNSEVWDVQAYYIAQAAVQATLLYRPQVIVFGGGVMAQEHMLNRVREKFVGLMNDYLPTPDVKEYIVTPAVAENGSATLGNFALAKQVSEK is encoded by the coding sequence ATGACAAAATTATATGGTAGCTTAGAAGCTGGTGGTACAAAGTTTGTTTGTGCAGTAGGTGATGAGAACTTTCAAGTTGTTGAAAAAACGCAATTTCCAACGACAACTCCTTATGAAACGATTGAGAGAACGGTTGAATTCTTCAAGCGCTATGAAGATCGTTTGGCAGGTATTGCGATAGGTTCTTTCGGTCCAATTGATATTGATCAAAACTCACAGACTTATGGTTATATCACTTCGACACCAAAACCACACTGGTCAAATATTGATTTACTTGGTCTGATTGCTAAGGAATTTAACATTCCATTCTACTTCACGACGGATGTGAATTCATCAGCTTTTGGTGAAACATTGGTTCGTAAAGGGGTAAAGAGCTTAGTTTACTATACAATCGGTACAGGTATTGGTGCAGGTGCTATTCAGAATGGTGAGTTTATCGGTGGCTTGGGTCATACCGAAGCGGGTCATACTTACGTTTCCCTACACCCTTACGATGTAAAACATGAATTTAAAGGAATGTGTCCATTCCACAATGGGTGTTTGGAAGGCTTAGCTGCAGGTCCTTCTCTTGAAGGTCGTACAGGTATTCGCGGAGAATTAATTGAACTTAATTCAGAAGTGTGGGATGTTCAAGCCTATTATATTGCTCAGGCAGCAGTACAGGCAACCTTGCTTTATCGTCCGCAAGTCATTGTATTTGGTGGAGGAGTTATGGCTCAAGAGCACATGCTTAATCGTGTACGTGAGAAGTTTGTCGGTTTGATGAACGATTATCTCCCAACGCCAGATGTCAAAGAATATATCGTAACGCCAGCTGTTGCTGAAAATGGTTCTGCAACTCTTGGGAACTTTGCTTTGGCAAAACAGGTATCAGAAAAGTAA
- a CDS encoding PTS beta-glucoside transporter subunit EIIBCA, protein MNNTEIAKKVIDALGGRENVRSVAHCATRLRVMVVDEGKIDKDTVEDIEKVQGAFFNSGQYQIIFGTGTVNKIYDEVVALGLPTATTGEQKAEAAKQGNAFQRAIRTFGDVFVPIIPAIVATGLFMGLRGLFAALEMPLTGDLNTYSQILTDTAFIVLPALVVWSTFRVFGGNQTIGIVLGMMLIAGQLPNAWVVASGGDVKPLMFFGFIPVVGLQGSVLPAFIIGLIGAKFEKAVRKVVPEVLDLLVTPFITLFVMSILGLFVIGPVFHVVENYILAATQAILNLPMGLGGLLIGGVHQVIVVSGVHHIFNFLEAQLVANTGANPFNAIITAAMTAQGAATVAVGVKTKNPKLKALAFPAALSAFLGITEPAIFGVNLRFRKPFLLSLIAGAIGGAFASILGLAGNGMGVTIIPGATLYVGNGQLFQYILMVVVSFALGFALTYLFGYEDEEKEVKKPSASTQETAETLEEAETGLVAEETLVSPLSGDVVALENVNDPVFSSGAMGKGLAVKPSEGVVYAPADAEVTIAFETGHAYGLKTASGAELLIHIGIDTVSMNGNGFEKLVAAGDKVKAGTPIAKFDAAKIAEAGLDDTTMIIVTNTADFTEVSPLAEGTIAHGVEFLKVAK, encoded by the coding sequence ATGAATAATACAGAAATTGCAAAAAAAGTCATTGATGCCCTTGGCGGACGTGAGAACGTACGTAGTGTTGCCCACTGTGCGACTCGTCTTCGTGTTATGGTTGTTGATGAAGGAAAAATCGACAAGGATACAGTCGAAGACATCGAAAAAGTACAAGGTGCTTTCTTCAACTCTGGTCAATACCAAATCATCTTTGGTACTGGTACAGTAAACAAAATCTACGATGAAGTGGTTGCCCTTGGTTTGCCAACAGCGACTACTGGTGAACAAAAAGCTGAAGCTGCTAAACAAGGTAATGCTTTCCAACGTGCGATCCGTACTTTCGGTGACGTATTCGTTCCAATCATTCCTGCTATCGTAGCAACTGGTCTTTTCATGGGTCTTCGTGGCTTGTTTGCCGCTCTTGAAATGCCCTTGACGGGGGATTTGAACACTTACTCACAAATCCTAACAGATACAGCCTTCATCGTATTGCCAGCCTTGGTGGTATGGTCAACCTTCCGCGTATTTGGTGGTAACCAAACCATCGGTATCGTTCTTGGTATGATGTTGATTGCAGGTCAATTGCCAAACGCTTGGGTCGTTGCATCAGGTGGTGATGTGAAGCCATTGATGTTCTTCGGATTCATCCCAGTCGTTGGTCTGCAAGGTTCTGTCTTGCCAGCATTCATCATCGGTTTGATTGGTGCTAAATTCGAGAAAGCTGTTCGCAAGGTTGTTCCAGAAGTTCTAGATCTTTTGGTAACTCCATTCATTACCTTATTTGTAATGTCAATCCTTGGCTTGTTTGTCATCGGTCCAGTCTTCCACGTGGTTGAAAACTACATCTTGGCTGCAACACAAGCTATCTTGAACTTGCCAATGGGTCTAGGTGGTCTCCTTATCGGTGGTGTTCACCAAGTTATCGTCGTATCAGGTGTTCACCATATCTTCAACTTCTTGGAAGCTCAATTGGTAGCTAACACAGGAGCTAACCCATTCAACGCTATTATCACTGCAGCTATGACAGCACAAGGTGCGGCCACTGTAGCGGTTGGTGTGAAAACTAAGAACCCTAAATTGAAAGCTCTTGCTTTCCCTGCAGCTCTATCTGCTTTCCTTGGTATTACTGAGCCAGCTATCTTCGGTGTTAACTTGCGTTTCCGTAAGCCATTCCTTCTTTCATTGATTGCAGGTGCAATCGGTGGTGCCTTTGCCTCAATCCTTGGACTTGCTGGTAACGGTATGGGTGTAACCATCATTCCTGGTGCGACACTTTATGTTGGTAACGGTCAATTGTTCCAATACATCCTTATGGTAGTAGTATCATTTGCTCTTGGTTTTGCTCTTACTTACCTCTTCGGTTATGAAGATGAGGAGAAAGAAGTAAAAAAGCCTAGTGCTTCAACACAAGAAACAGCTGAAACGCTTGAAGAAGCAGAAACAGGACTTGTAGCTGAAGAAACTCTTGTATCTCCACTTTCAGGTGACGTTGTTGCCCTTGAAAATGTTAATGATCCAGTCTTCTCATCAGGAGCTATGGGTAAAGGTTTGGCTGTTAAACCATCTGAGGGTGTTGTTTACGCTCCAGCAGATGCAGAAGTAACAATTGCTTTTGAAACAGGTCATGCTTACGGATTGAAAACAGCGTCTGGTGCTGAACTTTTAATTCACATCGGTATTGATACTGTATCAATGAACGGTAATGGATTTGAAAAATTAGTAGCAGCAGGTGATAAAGTAAAAGCTGGTACTCCGATTGCTAAATTCGATGCTGCGAAAATTGCTGAAGCAGGTCTTGATGATACAACTATGATCATTGTGACAAACACAGCAGACTTTACAGAAGTTTCACCACTTGCTGAGGGAACAATCGCTCACGGTGTAGAATTCTTGAAAGTAGCTAAGTAA
- a CDS encoding sucrose-6-phosphate hydrolase, giving the protein MAFTTEERYRAYADWTPEYIEKIKKNTESSPWRTNFHIETPHGLLNDPNGFSYFNGKWTLFYQYFPFGAAHGLKSWVHTESTDLVHFEETGTVMYPDTPLDSHGAYSGSAMEFGDKLFLFYTGNVRDENWVRHPYQIGALMDKDGKIEKIDKVLIEQPGDTTDHFRDPQIFNYKGQYYAIVGGQNLDKKGIVKLYKAENNDYLNWSYIGDLDFANDMTAYMMECPNIAFVGEQPILLYCPQGLDKEVLDYDNIYPNMYKIGQSFDPETASIVEPSELINLDYGFECYATQAFNAPDGRTLSVSWLALPDVEYPTDAYDYQGCLSLVKELTIKDGKLYQYPVDAITSLRKEAQPFSAQKETNNVYELELDFSAGTKHEIVLFANEEEKGLVLSVDTEQGRITLDRGNCGQPFALDFGTSRSCEISPGALTANIFIDKSVFEIFINKGEKVFSGRVFPDADQSGIVITTGNPTGTYYHLDYGRKTN; this is encoded by the coding sequence ATGGCATTTACAACAGAGGAGCGTTACAGAGCTTATGCTGACTGGACACCCGAATATATTGAAAAAATAAAGAAGAATACAGAGAGTTCTCCTTGGAGGACAAATTTCCATATTGAAACACCACATGGACTATTAAATGATCCAAATGGATTTTCTTATTTTAATGGAAAATGGACTCTTTTTTACCAATACTTCCCATTCGGTGCTGCGCACGGATTAAAATCTTGGGTCCATACAGAATCAACGGATTTGGTCCATTTTGAAGAAACTGGTACGGTTATGTACCCAGATACACCACTTGATAGCCACGGTGCCTACTCTGGTTCAGCTATGGAATTTGGCGACAAGCTCTTCCTCTTCTATACTGGAAATGTCCGCGATGAAAATTGGGTTCGCCATCCATACCAAATCGGTGCCTTGATGGATAAAGATGGTAAGATTGAAAAGATTGATAAAGTCTTGATTGAGCAACCAGGAGATACCACCGACCATTTCCGTGATCCACAAATTTTCAACTATAAAGGGCAATATTACGCTATCGTCGGTGGACAAAATCTGGATAAAAAGGGAATTGTCAAACTTTATAAAGCTGAAAATAACGACTACCTCAACTGGTCCTATATTGGTGACCTAGATTTTGCCAATGATATGACCGCTTATATGATGGAATGCCCGAATATTGCGTTCGTTGGCGAACAACCAATTCTCCTCTACTGTCCACAAGGCTTAGACAAAGAGGTATTGGACTATGACAATATCTATCCAAATATGTACAAGATTGGTCAGAGTTTCGATCCTGAAACAGCAAGCATTGTCGAACCGAGTGAATTGATCAATCTGGACTATGGTTTTGAGTGCTATGCAACCCAGGCCTTTAATGCACCAGACGGTCGAACTCTATCTGTTAGCTGGTTGGCTCTTCCAGATGTGGAATATCCAACCGATGCTTATGACTACCAAGGCTGTCTGTCATTGGTTAAAGAATTAACCATCAAGGACGGTAAGCTCTACCAATATCCAGTCGATGCGATTACCAGTCTTCGTAAAGAAGCTCAGCCATTTTCAGCCCAAAAAGAAACCAATAATGTTTACGAATTGGAACTTGATTTTTCAGCGGGCACGAAACACGAAATCGTATTGTTCGCAAATGAAGAAGAAAAAGGCTTGGTCTTGTCTGTAGACACTGAACAAGGCCGAATTACATTAGACCGTGGCAACTGTGGTCAGCCATTCGCACTCGATTTCGGTACAAGTCGCTCTTGCGAGATTTCTCCAGGAGCTCTTACAGCCAATATCTTCATCGACAAATCTGTCTTTGAAATCTTTATCAATAAAGGAGAGAAAGTATTTTCTGGTCGTGTCTTCCCTGATGCGGATCAGTCTGGTATCGTCATTACGACTGGTAATCCGACCGGAACCTACTACCATTTAGATTATGGTCGCAAAACTAACTGA
- a CDS encoding LacI family transcriptional regulator, giving the protein MVAKLTDVAQLAGVSPTTVSRVINKKGYLSEKTIRNVEEAMRELGYKPNNLARSLQGKSAKLVGLIFPTINNIFYSELISHLEKELFDRGYKTIICNSQHESDKEREYLEMLAANQVDGIISGSHNLGIQDYDRVVAPIIAFDRNLSPSIPIVSSDNFAGGVLAAQTLQKAGCHNPLMITGNDDSNSPTGLRQVGFTSILNKAEVFHISSDFSPVRKEMEIRAILEKQKPDGIFVSGDATAMLVWNVIRSLKLSIPEDIKLIGYDGTSFIENYYPQLTTIKQPLTEIARLLVELLVDKIEGKKLTKTDYILPISLLAGASI; this is encoded by the coding sequence ATGGTCGCAAAACTAACTGATGTCGCACAGTTAGCTGGGGTCAGCCCAACAACTGTCTCGCGCGTTATCAATAAAAAAGGATACCTATCTGAAAAAACCATTCGCAATGTCGAAGAGGCTATGCGTGAACTAGGCTACAAACCTAATAATTTAGCTCGTAGTTTACAAGGTAAATCTGCAAAATTAGTTGGTCTCATCTTCCCAACAATAAACAATATTTTTTATTCTGAATTGATTAGCCATTTAGAAAAAGAGCTTTTTGATCGAGGCTATAAAACCATTATTTGCAATAGCCAGCACGAGTCCGATAAGGAACGTGAGTATCTAGAAATGTTGGCAGCTAACCAAGTAGATGGGATTATCTCGGGCAGTCACAATCTCGGTATCCAAGACTACGACCGTGTCGTAGCTCCAATTATCGCTTTTGACCGCAATCTCTCTCCTTCCATTCCCATTGTCTCTTCCGATAATTTTGCTGGCGGGGTATTAGCTGCCCAAACCTTACAAAAAGCGGGATGTCACAATCCATTAATGATTACCGGAAACGATGATTCCAATTCACCTACCGGCCTTCGCCAAGTAGGTTTCACATCTATTTTGAACAAAGCCGAAGTTTTTCATATCTCCAGTGATTTCTCACCTGTGCGCAAGGAGATGGAAATCCGAGCCATTCTTGAAAAGCAAAAACCAGATGGTATCTTTGTATCTGGCGATGCAACGGCTATGCTGGTATGGAACGTCATTCGTTCATTGAAACTGTCTATTCCAGAAGATATTAAATTGATTGGTTATGATGGAACAAGTTTCATCGAAAACTACTATCCTCAACTGACAACCATCAAGCAACCATTAACCGAAATAGCTAGACTGCTGGTTGAACTATTAGTTGATAAAATCGAAGGAAAAAAACTGACAAAAACAGACTATATCCTGCCGATTAGCCTACTAGCAGGAGCTAGTATATAA
- a CDS encoding transcription antitermination factor NusB: MKNNRHALRKCALQAIVSLEFGQEPVQAAQFSYLYDREEEQDGVEIPLFLLNLVNGVADYRDDLDKELSSRLKAGWTLDRLTLIDKNIMRLGLFEILHFEETPDRVAVNEAIELAKEFSDESSAKFVNGVLSQFIKEEA, from the coding sequence ATGAAGAATAATAGACATGCCCTGCGTAAGTGTGCTTTGCAGGCAATCGTATCACTCGAATTCGGTCAAGAACCTGTTCAGGCAGCTCAGTTTTCTTATCTTTATGATAGAGAGGAAGAGCAAGATGGAGTTGAAATTCCGCTCTTTCTCCTTAACCTTGTCAATGGTGTAGCAGACTATCGTGATGACTTGGATAAGGAGTTATCTAGCCGATTAAAAGCAGGATGGACCTTAGACCGTTTAACCTTGATTGACAAGAATATCATGCGACTAGGCCTATTTGAAATCTTACATTTCGAAGAAACGCCAGACCGTGTTGCTGTTAACGAGGCTATTGAATTGGCTAAAGAATTTTCTGATGAATCTTCAGCTAAGTTTGTCAATGGAGTTTTGAGCCAGTTTATTAAAGAAGAAGCCTGA
- a CDS encoding Asp23/Gls24 family envelope stress response protein, producing MTTEYQGEIVIAPRVLEVITGIAAAKVDGVHSLQNKRVADSWSKTSLNKGVYLETDEEGRVTADIYVYLEYGVNVPAVSMDIQRAVKTAVYNYAEVQVVAVNIHVSGIVPDKTPKPALKDLFGEDFLDEE from the coding sequence ATGACAACAGAATATCAAGGCGAGATTGTTATCGCACCTCGCGTCCTTGAAGTAATTACAGGCATTGCTGCAGCGAAAGTTGATGGAGTGCATTCCCTTCAAAATAAGCGTGTAGCAGACAGTTGGTCAAAAACATCGTTAAATAAAGGTGTTTATCTTGAAACTGATGAGGAAGGTCGAGTGACTGCGGATATTTACGTCTATCTAGAATATGGTGTAAATGTTCCTGCTGTATCAATGGACATCCAGCGTGCAGTCAAGACAGCAGTTTACAACTATGCAGAAGTTCAAGTGGTTGCGGTTAATATCCATGTCAGCGGCATTGTTCCTGATAAAACACCAAAACCAGCATTGAAAGATTTATTCGGAGAGGATTTCCTTGATGAAGAATAA
- the efp gene encoding elongation factor P, whose amino-acid sequence MIEASKLRAGMTFEAEGKLIKVLDASHHKPGKGNTIMRMKLRDVRTGSTFDTTYRPDEKFEQAIIETVPAQYLYQMDDTAYFMNTETYDQYEIPVATIKEELLYILENSDVKIQFYGTEVIGVTVPTTVELVVAETQPSIKGATVTGSGKPATMETGLVVNVPDFIEAGQKLVINTAEGTYVSRA is encoded by the coding sequence ATGATTGAAGCAAGTAAACTTAGAGCAGGTATGACCTTCGAAGCTGAAGGTAAATTGATTAAAGTTTTGGATGCAAGCCACCACAAACCAGGTAAAGGAAACACCATCATGCGTATGAAATTGCGTGATGTACGTACAGGTTCAACCTTCGATACAACTTACCGTCCAGATGAAAAATTTGAACAAGCTATTATCGAAACAGTTCCAGCACAGTACCTTTACCAAATGGATGACACAGCTTATTTCATGAATACTGAGACTTATGATCAGTATGAAATTCCAGTAGCGACTATCAAAGAAGAATTGCTCTATATCTTGGAGAATTCTGATGTGAAGATCCAGTTCTACGGAACAGAAGTGATCGGTGTTACTGTACCAACAACTGTTGAATTGGTCGTTGCAGAAACACAACCATCTATCAAAGGTGCGACTGTTACAGGTTCAGGTAAACCAGCTACGATGGAAACAGGTCTTGTAGTCAACGTACCAGACTTTATCGAAGCAGGTCAAAAACTCGTTATCAACACAGCTGAAGGAACTTACGTATCACGTGCTTAA
- a CDS encoding aminopeptidase P family protein, which translates to MQKRLGKFEAKLTQSTVDGILVTGQNNIYYLTGFWGTEATVFISGKRRLFVTDSRYTLIAKASVKGFDIIESRFALEEIAKVIKEDGLETIGFDSQVTYGFYQSLTSIFEGYQLVAMSNFIEDLRMIKDEKEIATIRRACQISDQAFIDVLDFIKPGQTTEMDVNHFLDHRMRQLGAEGASFEFIVASGYRSAMPHGRASEKVIQAGETLTLDFGCYYQHYVSDMTRTIHIGYVTDQEREIYDVVLRANKALIEQAKEGVTYREFDAIPREIINAAGYGANFTHGIGHGIGLDIHEYPYFGKSDETIKAGMVLTDEPGIYLDDKYGVRIEDDLLITENGCEVLTLAPKELIVI; encoded by the coding sequence ATGCAAAAAAGACTTGGGAAATTTGAAGCAAAATTAACTCAATCAACTGTTGATGGAATCTTGGTGACTGGTCAAAACAATATTTACTACCTAACTGGTTTTTGGGGAACTGAGGCGACTGTCTTCATTAGTGGCAAGCGTCGCTTGTTTGTAACTGATTCGCGTTATACCTTGATAGCTAAGGCATCAGTAAAAGGTTTTGATATTATCGAGAGCCGTTTTGCCCTTGAAGAGATTGCAAAGGTGATTAAGGAAGATGGGCTTGAAACCATTGGTTTTGATAGCCAGGTGACCTATGGTTTCTATCAAAGTCTGACCAGCATTTTTGAGGGTTATCAACTAGTTGCCATGTCCAACTTTATCGAAGACTTGCGCATGATTAAGGATGAGAAAGAAATTGCAACCATTCGCCGTGCGTGTCAGATTTCAGATCAGGCTTTTATTGATGTTCTTGACTTTATCAAGCCAGGTCAGACGACTGAGATGGACGTCAATCATTTCCTTGACCACCGCATGCGTCAACTCGGTGCAGAAGGGGCATCATTTGAGTTCATCGTGGCATCTGGCTACCGCTCTGCTATGCCTCATGGAAGAGCGTCTGAAAAGGTTATCCAAGCTGGTGAGACCTTGACACTTGACTTTGGTTGCTATTACCAGCATTATGTCAGCGATATGACACGGACCATCCATATCGGTTATGTGACAGATCAAGAGCGTGAGATTTACGATGTGGTCTTGCGTGCCAATAAGGCTTTAATTGAGCAGGCCAAAGAAGGCGTCACCTACCGCGAGTTTGACGCTATTCCTCGTGAGATTATCAATGCGGCGGGTTACGGAGCCAACTTTACACACGGCATCGGTCACGGTATCGGCTTGGATATTCATGAATATCCGTATTTTGGAAAATCTGACGAGACTATCAAGGCAGGTATGGTCTTGACGGATGAGCCTGGTATCTATTTGGATGACAAATATGGTGTCCGTATCGAAGATGACCTATTGATTACGGAAAACGGTTGTGAAGTCTTGACATTAGCACCCAAGGAATTGATTGTCATTTGA
- a CDS encoding cell surface protein — translation MVYSRTQRIQEEKNQRLRYGIRKFTGLGAASALLGVGLLTSLSVHAQTKTAEVRYDYVTTEELTEAEKKAIFTELPAQVTEDVNYYLVYRKVGSSILPQTGESTGVLAGAIGAGLLLVGVTVGRKNQRMVRSAMTLTLVGGSLVFTSVSAVTVAQLAQYGQAQTLTVGAALPDGKISIAGYEFVGYLEGKKQSRETSSALPMGSIDKAEENENLLVQPTQPADENKSDIPTESIPSEDKVTDSPAESTPSEDKVTDASAEQKPSEDKVEEVPAESKPAEKPVEETGGGQVIGTEDKVISETEKPVQPEIPASVEKPAVPGETETTVTPGEEKPVSPELPTNPAEPDRPVDTVRTDVEKQVTVIKYGTSYVKDTSLQAGESKVLTQGVDGKEIVTTKVTYTNNVETAREIVATETIEPVTEVIAYNDEVSKNREELVESLTTISFATERRANADLEVGSERVLVAGVNGQTKTLTKKVYDSTGAVISEEVVSTEVIAQPVTQVIEYGTKPKSVVETTEETKVTELDYTVETRQNPDLEKGQTRTLTKGRKGTLTQTYRITKTDGNETARELVKEERVEPINEIIEVGTKAVVRYQTRQETSVIPFTTETRQVDSLFEGESRELVAGVDGQQTQTYKDTYVDGVKVASEMVGQPEVIQPIKRIVEVGIKKEETSQVLTETEVLAYTSIKEEDPNLPEGETKIKVQGVNGERKVRITRVTNNRTGQVSETREVISETAPVNEVLVVGTKPASTNLLDKKTLTLDEFMSLTEEQQDAFIAKKGTVPGTTIRTGATKDTLEKVEQLINLDKLNAEFVSLLNAARAAEGLSAVTYAGQDSDAQNAATARANEMADHGSLRYQGTADGAHKRPDGSKWTTIYTAEQTARQGWRGENALQMGSSLSAYSAINESRIANNLFTEWMNSAGHKAVMMKNLDNLQVAVGIGLNDKAIETTFNQGVTVAMLELVEPKP, via the coding sequence ATGGTTTATAGTAGAACTCAGCGCATCCAAGAAGAAAAGAATCAGCGTTTACGATATGGGATTCGTAAATTTACAGGCTTAGGAGCCGCATCTGCTCTATTAGGAGTGGGTTTACTAACAAGTTTATCGGTTCATGCACAGACTAAGACGGCAGAGGTTCGTTATGATTATGTAACGACTGAGGAATTGACTGAGGCAGAGAAAAAGGCGATTTTTACAGAGCTTCCAGCTCAGGTGACAGAAGATGTGAACTACTATCTTGTGTATAGAAAAGTAGGGTCTTCAATTTTGCCACAGACAGGAGAAAGCACAGGTGTATTAGCTGGAGCTATTGGGGCAGGCTTGCTACTGGTTGGTGTAACTGTTGGTCGGAAAAATCAACGGATGGTTCGCTCAGCAATGACCTTGACCTTGGTAGGAGGAAGTCTAGTCTTTACTTCTGTATCTGCCGTGACGGTTGCCCAGCTGGCTCAGTATGGTCAAGCTCAAACCTTGACAGTAGGGGCGGCACTCCCAGATGGAAAGATTTCAATTGCAGGTTATGAGTTTGTAGGTTATTTGGAAGGGAAAAAGCAGAGCAGAGAGACAAGTTCAGCACTGCCTATGGGTTCAATAGATAAGGCAGAAGAAAATGAGAATCTACTTGTCCAACCAACCCAACCAGCAGATGAGAACAAATCAGACATCCCAACAGAATCAATTCCGTCAGAGGACAAGGTAACAGACAGCCCAGCAGAATCAACTCCGTCAGAGGATAAGGTAACAGACGCTTCGGCAGAACAGAAACCATCTGAAGACAAGGTTGAAGAAGTTCCAGCAGAAAGTAAGCCAGCGGAGAAACCTGTTGAAGAAACAGGAGGTGGTCAGGTTATCGGTACAGAAGACAAGGTTATTTCAGAAACGGAGAAACCAGTCCAACCAGAAATACCTGCGTCGGTGGAAAAACCAGCTGTACCAGGGGAAACGGAAACGACTGTTACACCTGGTGAAGAGAAACCTGTTAGTCCAGAACTTCCAACTAATCCAGCAGAACCAGATCGACCTGTTGATACAGTTCGAACAGATGTAGAGAAACAGGTTACGGTCATCAAGTATGGAACTAGCTATGTGAAAGATACAAGTTTGCAAGCTGGAGAAAGCAAGGTTCTTACACAAGGTGTGGATGGAAAGGAAATAGTCACCACTAAAGTAACCTATACCAATAATGTAGAGACCGCTCGTGAGATCGTTGCGACTGAAACAATTGAACCTGTTACAGAAGTAATCGCCTATAATGATGAGGTTTCTAAAAATCGAGAAGAGCTTGTCGAGAGCTTGACGACTATTTCATTTGCTACAGAGCGTCGTGCCAATGCTGATCTGGAAGTAGGTTCCGAACGTGTACTGGTAGCAGGAGTTAATGGACAAACCAAGACCCTTACAAAGAAAGTCTATGATTCTACAGGTGCAGTCATTAGTGAAGAAGTGGTCAGCACGGAAGTTATTGCTCAACCAGTTACGCAAGTCATTGAATACGGTACTAAGCCAAAGTCTGTTGTTGAAACAACAGAGGAAACCAAGGTAACAGAGCTTGACTACACTGTTGAAACTCGTCAGAATCCAGACTTGGAAAAAGGTCAAACTCGTACACTTACAAAAGGAAGAAAGGGAACACTAACCCAAACCTACCGCATTACTAAGACAGACGGCAATGAAACGGCGCGCGAACTAGTAAAAGAAGAGCGTGTCGAACCGATAAATGAGATTATTGAAGTCGGTACAAAGGCTGTTGTTCGTTATCAAACTCGCCAAGAAACAAGTGTCATTCCATTTACTACAGAAACTCGTCAGGTGGATAGCTTATTTGAAGGTGAAAGTCGTGAGTTGGTAGCAGGAGTAGATGGTCAGCAAACACAGACCTATAAGGATACCTATGTGGACGGCGTCAAGGTTGCCTCTGAAATGGTGGGTCAACCAGAGGTTATTCAGCCAATTAAGCGTATAGTAGAAGTTGGTATCAAGAAAGAAGAGACGAGTCAAGTTCTGACAGAAACGGAGGTGCTTGCCTATACTTCAATCAAAGAAGAAGATCCGAATCTCCCAGAAGGTGAAACAAAAATCAAAGTTCAGGGAGTAAACGGGGAGCGTAAGGTCCGTATCACACGGGTCACCAATAACCGTACTGGTCAAGTAAGCGAAACCCGCGAGGTTATCTCCGAGACTGCACCAGTCAATGAGGTCCTTGTGGTCGGAACTAAACCTGCAAGCACCAACCTGCTCGACAAGAAGACGCTAACGCTGGATGAGTTCATGAGCCTCACCGAGGAGCAGCAGGACGCCTTCATCGCTAAGAAAGGAACCGTGCCTGGCACGACCATCCGAACTGGCGCAACCAAGGACACCCTTGAGAAGGTGGAGCAGCTCATCAACCTCGACAAGCTCAACGCTGAGTTCGTCAGCCTGCTTAACGCAGCCCGTGCGGCAGAAGGCCTATCGGCTGTAACATACGCAGGTCAGGACTCAGACGCTCAAAACGCGGCGACTGCTCGTGCCAACGAAATGGCGGACCACGGTAGTCTTCGCTACCAAGGGACAGCGGATGGTGCTCACAAGCGCCCAGACGGCTCTAAGTGGACCACCATCTACACAGCAGAGCAGACAGCTCGACAAGGCTGGCGTGGTGAAAACGCACTCCAGATGGGCTCATCACTCAGCGCATACAGCGCCATCAACGAGAGCCGCATCGCCAACAACCTCTTCACTGAGTGGATGAACTCCGCTGGCCACAAGGCCGTCATGATGAAAAACCTGGACAACCTCCAGGTGGCAGTAGGTATCGGACTCAACGACAAGGCTATCGAGACCACCTTCAACCAGGGTGTGACCGTGGCCATGCTGGAATTGGTTGAGCCGAAACCGTAA